CTGGGCAATGGCTGCGACACCGACGATTGATAAAGCGGATAACGCTTTTATTATGATTTGTACCGCGCTGGTACTCTTTATGACTATACCGGGCATTGCTCTGTTTTATGGCGGCCTGATCCGCTCAAAGAATGTTCTGTCTATGATGACGCAGGTGAGCGTAACCTTCGCAATGGTCTGTATCCTGTGGGTTGTTTATGGATATAGCCTGGCCTTCAGTGAAGGTAACGCGTTCTTCGGTGGGTTCAGCACCTTTATGCTGAAAGGCATTGGGATTGAGTCTATCAGTGGCACCTTCTATCAGTTTGTGCACGTAGCGTATCAGGCTTCCTTCGCCTGCATCACCGTTGCGCTGATTGTCGGGGCAATTGCGGAGCGCATTCGTTTCTCTGCGGTGCTGATTTTTGTTGCACTGTGGCTGACCTTCTCTTATCTGCCAATGACCCACATGGTGTGGGGCGGTGGTTATCTGGCTGCGGATGGTGCGCTGGACTTCGCTGGTGGTACGGTCGTTCACATCAACGCCGCAGTTGCTGGATTAGTCGGTGCTTACCTGCTGGGAAAACGTGCTGGCTTTGGTAAAGAAGCCTTCAAACCGCATAACCTGCCGATGGTGTTTATCGGTACGGCAATCCTGTATATCGGCTGGTTTGGTTTCAATGCAGGCTCTGCGGGCGCGGCGAACGGTATCGCTGCTCTGGCTTTCCTGAACACGGTTGTCGCTACTGCTGCTGCAATTTTGGCATGGGTTGGTGGTGAGTGGTTGGTACGCGGTAAACCTTCTCTGTTAGGGGCGTGCTCTGGCTGTATCGCAGGTCTGGTAGCGATTACCCCAGCGGCGGGTACAGTCGGCGTGGGTGGCGCATTGATTATCGGTCTGGCTGGTGGTGTTGCAGGTCTGTGGGGCGTAACCGTACTGAAAAGATGGCTGCGTGTGGATGACCCGTGTGATGTGTTCGGTGTTCACGGTGTATGCGGTATCGTTGGTTGTATCCTGACGGGGGTATTCACGTCGGCTTCGTTGGGTGGTACTGGCTATGCAGAAGGTGTGACGATGGCGCATCAGGTTTGGGTTCAGTTGTTCAGCGTCATTGTTTGTCTGGTATGGTCTGGCGTGGTGGCATTCGTTGCTTTCAAAGTGGCGGATATGGTTGTCGGTCTGCGTGTACCTGAAGATCAAGAGCGCGAAGGTCTGGACGTCAACAGCCATGGTGAGAGTGCTTACAATCAGTAATCGTACTTAAAACCAGTAAGTGGTGTGATAGACAGTAAACAGGCGTGGGGGGAACTCCACGCCTGTTTTATTTACGACATAATAGTGAATTTACGGCTGGCGGCGACGCATGACGCCTTCCTGCATGCTGGAGGCAACCAGCACGCCTTCCCGGGTATAGAATTGCCCACGCACGAAGCCACGAGCACCGGATGCGGACGTGCTTTCCACGGAATAGAGCAGCCAGTCATCCAGCCGGAAATCACGGTGGAACCACATTGAGTGATCGATCGTAGCGACCTGCATACCCGGTTCCAAAAAACCGACGCCATGAGGCTGCAAGGCGGTGAGTAAAAAATTACAGTCAGACGTATAACCGAGAAGATATTGGTGAATGCGCCTATCGTCCGGCAGCGTGCTACTGGCACGACACCAAACGTGTCGCACTGGCTCATCCACTTCTCCCTTCAGGGGATTGTGGAACTTAACCGGACGCATCTCAATCGGGCTGGCCTGAATAAATTTATCGCGAAAGCGGGGGGGGAGAAGGTGCTGCATATCTTGTGCGATTTCTTGTTCAGATTTCAGTGCTTCTGGCGGTGCGACGTCTGGCATCACATTTTGGTGCTCAAACCCTTCTTCATGGCTTTGAAAAGAGGCCGTCATATAAAAAATGGGTCGACCGTTCTGGATAGCGCTAACGCGCCGGGCGCTAAAGCTGTTGCCATCGCGTAGGTTTTCAACGTCATAAATAATCGGTTTCTGGCTGTCGCCGGGTAACAAAAAATAGCTGTGAAAAGAGTGAATGTTGCGCTCGGTAGGGACGGTCTGCTTGGCGGCTGACATCGCCTGACCCACGACTTGCCCACCAAAGACCTGGCGTAGCCCTAAATCATCGCTTTGTCCGCGAAATAGCCCTTCTTCGAGTTTCTCTAAATGCAAGAGGTCGAGAAGGTGTTGTAGTGATTGACTCATGGTATCGGCCTCAATGGATGCGGTGGTTAGTTATCTATTTGTTCTTTAAGGTTTAAAATATCTATTCGTGGCCTTTTACTATAATAAATATTCGGTTTTTAGAAAAATATCAGAATATTGCACCATCATTATTGTGTTGAGTGAATCATACTAGTAATGAGTGCCGGTTTTCGATGCCGGTAGCCTGACAATAATAAAGGAGACTGACCGAATGAAATTATGGCATATCTTAGGCGGTATCACGTTATCGATGACTCTGGTTGCATGTGCACAGAGAAGTGATTATGGCGTTTCTCCTCAGACCGGTGCACCTGTTACCTCTGTTTCCTCACAACGACCCGCTGTCGCGATGCCTGCGGTAACGGGTACAGTGAATATTCGTCAGCGTATTGCGCTACCTCACAACGCCGTTCTGACGGTTACCGTATCTGATGCATCGCTGGCGGATGCGCCTTCAAAAGTGATTGCTCAGCGTGTGACGCGTACAGAAGGAAAGCAGGCTCCTTTCCCATTCGAGTTGGCGTATAACCCAGCTGATATTCAGCCTAATGCGCGTATCTTACTCAGCGCTGCGGTTGCAATCGATAATCGCATCGTGATGGTGACGGAGAACGTCCTACCCGTTATTAGCAACGGGGTGAACAGTGCCGATTTGGTGCTGGTGCCTGTTGCGTCTGTCCCGTTACCTGCGAAAAATCAGGGACCGATGATATCCAATCCGACGAATCAGACTCCTCATATGCTTCAGGGGCAACCTGCTTCGTCATCTGTGGCTCCGCAGCCAGTCTGGTAATTCATCTGGATACGCGCCGTTATGGCGCGTATTGCCAGCGATATTTCGCAAGATCAACTTTTCCCTGACGATTGAAAATCACGCCTTCTGCCTGTAGCGCTGATTTTTGGCGTATGTAATCTCCGCCGACGAGTGATATTTCGCCTTTACGATTAATGACCCTATGCCAGGGGAGTTTGCTGTCTTTCGGTAAGCGTTTTAACACTCCGCCGACTTGCCTCGATGCTCTGGGTGAGTCGGCAAGTTGCGCGATGTCGCCATAGGTTGCTATTTTTCCATAGGGAATCGCCGCGACGATTTGAAAAACGCGTTGGCGGAAATTATCGTTTTCTTCTGACATCAGCGCATGTTCCTGGCTGTTCCTGAACCGATTGGATGCCATAGTGGCACAGCGGGGTGAGTAAGAAAACAACGGTTAGCGTGTGTTAGCTTGCAATTGCCTATCCCATCGCTGATAATGCCCACCGCTTTGTGACATGTTTTCGTTGTAGCGGAAATAGCTAACGCAAAAACGGTTATACAGTCGTCAATGGAGGCCCTGTCGGTTCTCCCGCAACACTAACCTGTGGACTCGGTCAGATCCGGAAGGAAGCAGCCGCAGCAGGAGACGTGTGTGCCGGGATGTAGCTGGCAGGGCCTCCACCATTTCTGCTCTTGTATGGATGTTTCATCATCGACTAGGTGTCCGTCCTCTACCTATAAACTCGACTTACTGCCATAACCCACTCTCATATATAAAATTTTGAGCCCTCATTCTCGTTTCTACTGGCTTGCTGCTTAATTCTATTTTTTTGGAGGATTTCTGGGTCTCTTTACTTCGCGATTAATCATTGCGCCAATTATTACGCCCCTGTTTTCATCACGGGATAAACTATTCATGATGATATCAATGCCATTGTTATATACTCGCCATACTTCAAGTTACATGTGCGTTGGCTGCGTTCATTCACACGAATCACTCACCGGAGTAAACTCATCGGGATGAAATGAGAGGTGTCCTATCTCTCACCGAAGGCCAGCAGTTGGCTGGTCAAATTCGTTCCCGACGAATTTGTCCTTTCCTTGCCGCGTTATTCAAAACGAACTCGTTTTGTCCTGAAACTCGAATTATTTAGGGGATAAATGATAAACGGTGGGGGTAATAAGTAAATGAGGTGAAATGGCATTTCATTTTCATATGATAAATACAATTTGTTACAAGTCTTGCTTAATTAATTCGTTAAAAAGATAATAAAAACAAAGGCCGATAATATTATCGGCGCAGTGTGTTTAATGTCAGTTTTTGTATGCGCACCGTTAGAAATTAACGGACGTATCGCCATACTGCGGTGGGAACTTTGTCGTAGAGTTTGTTCATCGTCAGCTCTGCCAGGCGATGATCGGCTGCAGAAAAGAACATCTCCAGCTCATCATTGGAGAGTTCATACTTGTTTTTTTCAATAACGCGTTCGAGAGTGTCTATGGTTGTGCATTTACGCAAACGCATCAAATAATCGATTTTTTTCATAATGGCCTATGCAAACAGTACCTGGTGGTTAAAAAATATAAATTATTGCTTAAGTTTTAGCAGGCGTACAGACGTTCTCCCCTGAGAACATTCCGAATAATTTTGCTTTAGACTTCTGCCAGCGTCGTAGTTCAGCATCATTAATACCATAGTTGCTAAACAAGACGTAAGTATCATCCAAATACTTTTCAACCTGCTCTGAAAGCTCACTTTCGTTAGGGTATTTTATTTTAAATGTGAGAATAAATGTAGCGATATGCTCAATAAGCTCATTTAATTGGAGATTGATCGCAGAGGTTGGATCATTGACCCAGCCATGGCTGCTATCGCCTAACGTTGCTATGCTTTCATCACACAGATTCTCACACAAGAATCTGAGTTGGGCAATATCATAATGTTTTGGTGTGTACTCATCCATATCAATCCCTCCGTTAAGCCGTTATTCAGTGTTACTGTGGTTAACACCTGGTAAACAGGTAGACTGATGAAGCCTGCAAGATAAAGATGTTAGCATTGTTTCGTATTGATGTTGTTACAGACAATGCGTTTAGCCATTGTGATTCGTTCAGCATTAAATGAGACAATGGCGGTTTTCGTACCTCTCACATATTACTATGTCGTGAAATAGGGTTGGCGTAAATACCAACATATCATGACTTAACCTTAAGTATAGTTCTACCAAGCTGGCTACGATTACGTCATTCTATATATGACTATAGCAAAAGCGTTCGTAAAATTCGCGGATAATAGGTAAGGTTTTCATCGCTATTTATTTTGATTAATCCTCTGTTTTTTTGTAACAATAAGCATGGAATAAACTCGCCTGCGGATTATTTAATTATTTCTATCTGAAAATATGAGAAAGGGTAGAAGGAAAGCGAAGAGAACATTCGGGGGGTAAGGTTGCGTGGTTGTTGTTATCTTATTGTTTAATAGGTTTTTTATGGAAGTGCATCCCGTACGGTCATACTCGCGTCATAACATAGACTGTATCGGGATGCGGTAGAGAAAGATTAACCTTTTTTCTTTTTTCCGCCCTGCACGGCCTTAAAGCGTGGATTGGATTTACATATAACGTAAACTCGTCCGCGACGGCGGACCACAATACAATCTTTGTGACGATTTTTTGCTGAACGCAGCGAACTAAGCACCTGCATTTAATAACCCTCTCTGATTACTTGAAGAAGTTCCCAAAGCGCTGCTGGAAGCGCGCAGTGCTGCCTTCCTTGGAATATTCTTTTTGCTTCCCAGTGTAATAGGGATGCGATGCCGAAGAAACATCAATGGTTACGTAAGGGTAGTTGACGCCCTCAAGTTCGATTGTCCGATCGGTTTTAATGGTTGACCCTGTCCTGTAATAGACATCCGCGCTGGTATCATGAAATACCACTGTGCGATAGTCAGGATGAATGTTCGCTTTCATAGTTATCCAACTTGTTATGTTATAACGCATCTTTAATATTGCGCTTTTTTTGCATCAGGATCAACCATTATGTGTGGCGAAGCGGCAGCACTCGCTAAGTAACGACAGAGACAAAGAAAGTGAAATGGTACTCACGCCGTTTAGTGCGAATTAGCCATCACTTTAACTTGGACTGATGGAGTAGGGTAGGATCGTAAAAAAGGCCGCTAGGCGGCCTTTCAGATTGATGACAAAGTCCTGGCCGTGAAGCCAGGATTTTGATCTAATAAGGTTAGTGCAAAAAACGGACTGACCGCCATGCTCAGAGAACCCTCCCCGCAGCAGTACCAGTTTGAAACCATCACCCTCGACGAACTTGTCCCAGAAGACCATCTGGTCCGTAAAATCGATGCTGCCATCAATTTTGAATTTATCCGCGATGCCGTTTCCCACCTCTATTGCCCCGATAACGGCAGGCCTGCTATCGACCCCGTTCGCCTGATTAAAATGATGCTGTTGGGCTACCTCTTCGGTGTCCCCTCTGAACGCCGTCTGGTCAAGGAAATCCAGGTCAATGTCGCTTACCGCTGGTTCCTGCGCATGGGCTTGACCGAGAAGGTCCCGGACGCCTCTACCCTTAGCCAGAACCGTATCCGTCGATTTAACGGCAGCGATGTCTTCCAGCAGATTTTTGACCATATCGTGTTACAGGCCCTGAGTCAGGGTATGGCAAACGGTCGTGTGCTCTACACCGACAGCACCCACCTGAAAGCCGATGCCAACCCGCGCAAAGCCGTGAATGAACTGCGCCCTGAAGGGGTCAGTGAATACTTCACGCAACTGAATGACGCGGTGGAGGCCGACAGGAAACAACGCGAAAAAAAGCCGCTGCCCGCCGCAAGAAAAGCAACCCAAAACGACGCCGTTAAAAACACCAAAGTGAGCACCACCGACCCGGAAAGCGGCTTTATGCACCGGGACAACAAGCCGAAAGGCTTCTTCTATCTGGACCACCGCACAGTAGACGGAAAGCATGGCATCATCATGGATACCCATGTGACACCAGGCAATGTGCACGACAGCCAGCCCTTTATCGGGCGACTCGAGCGGCAGGTAGAACGCTTCGGTCTGGAGCCGGTGGCGGTGGGCGTGGACGCGGGTTACTTCACGGCGGCGGTGTGCCAGCTCACTCAGGAGATGGGTATCGCGTTGGTTCCGGGCTATCGCCGGCCACACAAGGGTCAGAACGCGTTCCAGAAGAAGCACTTCAGGTACGATGAGGAGCGCGATGTGTATGTGTGCCCGGCAGAGGAGTTACTGAACTACAGCACGACAGACCGTAACGGCTATCAACATTACCGTTCAGACCCGACAGTGTGCCAACGGTGTGAGCAGAGACGGCAGTGTACGCAGAACAGCAAAGCGCAGAAAACGCTAACCCGGCACGTCTGGGAAGCATCGAAAGAGGAAGCCAACAGGTTACGGCTGACGAAATGGGGCAAAAAGATATACGCCCGGCGTAAAGAAACGGTGGAGAGAAGCTTCGCGGATGCGAAACAGCACCATGGTCATCGATATGCCCGGTTCCGTGGACTGTCGAAAGTACAGATGCAGTGCCTGCTTGCGGCCACAGCGCAAAATATGAAGAAGATGGCGCTGCTGGCGCTTCTTTATTGTCTTTATGTGTGGCTGAAAAGGTCTTGTGAAGGTCAATACGCCGCCTTGGGCAAGCAGAAAGCTCAAATGACGAGGTTGTGGAAAAATATCGCGATCGCGACCTGCGGTCGCTAAAAAAGAAGAACCCCACCTGAAAAAGTGGGGTTAGTCAGCAGTCTGAAAGGCCGCTAGGCGGCCTTTTAGAGTCGGTGTTGGGGCAGTCTTAGTGAGCGGTTGTATCGTCCACTTTTTTACCGAAGCGACGACGAACAACAACGAAGAATACCGGAACGAAGAAGA
The window above is part of the Pectobacterium araliae genome. Proteins encoded here:
- the amtB gene encoding ammonium transporter AmtB; amino-acid sequence: MKKLLSSLGLGVAALLPTWAMAATPTIDKADNAFIMICTALVLFMTIPGIALFYGGLIRSKNVLSMMTQVSVTFAMVCILWVVYGYSLAFSEGNAFFGGFSTFMLKGIGIESISGTFYQFVHVAYQASFACITVALIVGAIAERIRFSAVLIFVALWLTFSYLPMTHMVWGGGYLAADGALDFAGGTVVHINAAVAGLVGAYLLGKRAGFGKEAFKPHNLPMVFIGTAILYIGWFGFNAGSAGAANGIAALAFLNTVVATAAAILAWVGGEWLVRGKPSLLGACSGCIAGLVAITPAAGTVGVGGALIIGLAGGVAGLWGVTVLKRWLRVDDPCDVFGVHGVCGIVGCILTGVFTSASLGGTGYAEGVTMAHQVWVQLFSVIVCLVWSGVVAFVAFKVADMVVGLRVPEDQEREGLDVNSHGESAYNQ
- the tesB gene encoding acyl-CoA thioesterase II — encoded protein: MSQSLQHLLDLLHLEKLEEGLFRGQSDDLGLRQVFGGQVVGQAMSAAKQTVPTERNIHSFHSYFLLPGDSQKPIIYDVENLRDGNSFSARRVSAIQNGRPIFYMTASFQSHEEGFEHQNVMPDVAPPEALKSEQEIAQDMQHLLPPRFRDKFIQASPIEMRPVKFHNPLKGEVDEPVRHVWCRASSTLPDDRRIHQYLLGYTSDCNFLLTALQPHGVGFLEPGMQVATIDHSMWFHRDFRLDDWLLYSVESTSASGARGFVRGQFYTREGVLVASSMQEGVMRRRQP
- a CDS encoding YbaY family lipoprotein is translated as MKLWHILGGITLSMTLVACAQRSDYGVSPQTGAPVTSVSSQRPAVAMPAVTGTVNIRQRIALPHNAVLTVTVSDASLADAPSKVIAQRVTRTEGKQAPFPFELAYNPADIQPNARILLSAAVAIDNRIVMVTENVLPVISNGVNSADLVLVPVASVPLPAKNQGPMISNPTNQTPHMLQGQPASSSVAPQPVW
- a CDS encoding MGMT family protein: MSEENDNFRQRVFQIVAAIPYGKIATYGDIAQLADSPRASRQVGGVLKRLPKDSKLPWHRVINRKGEISLVGGDYIRQKSALQAEGVIFNRQGKVDLAKYRWQYAP
- a CDS encoding HHA domain-containing protein, producing MKKIDYLMRLRKCTTIDTLERVIEKNKYELSNDELEMFFSAADHRLAELTMNKLYDKVPTAVWRYVR
- the tomB gene encoding Hha toxicity modulator TomB, whose translation is MDEYTPKHYDIAQLRFLCENLCDESIATLGDSSHGWVNDPTSAINLQLNELIEHIATFILTFKIKYPNESELSEQVEKYLDDTYVLFSNYGINDAELRRWQKSKAKLFGMFSGENVCTPAKT
- the ykgO gene encoding type B 50S ribosomal protein L36; this encodes MQVLSSLRSAKNRHKDCIVVRRRGRVYVICKSNPRFKAVQGGKKKKG
- a CDS encoding type B 50S ribosomal protein L31, whose translation is MKANIHPDYRTVVFHDTSADVYYRTGSTIKTDRTIELEGVNYPYVTIDVSSASHPYYTGKQKEYSKEGSTARFQQRFGNFFK
- a CDS encoding IS1182 family transposase, with product MLREPSPQQYQFETITLDELVPEDHLVRKIDAAINFEFIRDAVSHLYCPDNGRPAIDPVRLIKMMLLGYLFGVPSERRLVKEIQVNVAYRWFLRMGLTEKVPDASTLSQNRIRRFNGSDVFQQIFDHIVLQALSQGMANGRVLYTDSTHLKADANPRKAVNELRPEGVSEYFTQLNDAVEADRKQREKKPLPAARKATQNDAVKNTKVSTTDPESGFMHRDNKPKGFFYLDHRTVDGKHGIIMDTHVTPGNVHDSQPFIGRLERQVERFGLEPVAVGVDAGYFTAAVCQLTQEMGIALVPGYRRPHKGQNAFQKKHFRYDEERDVYVCPAEELLNYSTTDRNGYQHYRSDPTVCQRCEQRRQCTQNSKAQKTLTRHVWEASKEEANRLRLTKWGKKIYARRKETVERSFADAKQHHGHRYARFRGLSKVQMQCLLAATAQNMKKMALLALLYCLYVWLKRSCEGQYAALGKQKAQMTRLWKNIAIATCGR